A single window of Deltaproteobacteria bacterium DNA harbors:
- a CDS encoding NAD(P)/FAD-dependent oxidoreductase, producing the protein MKTGQTILVLGGGVGGVVAAVELRKRVSDVHRVILVDRDERHVFWPSLLWLMMGTREAESITRPLTALRRRGIEVIRGNVEEIDPDGKRVVIGGETITADYIIIALGADPAPERIAGLAESGSTFCTLDGAEALRDRWREFRGGKVVVLTAAPAYKCPAAPYEAAMLLEADARKRRIIERTTVEIHAAEPGPMGVAGPEASAQVRSMVESKGIGYFPGRQVTSADPSGRSLVFGDGATTDFDLLVYVPPFQAPDVVKRAGLLGDSGWATVDRATMETRFPDVYVIGDLVGIPLKMGKLLPKAGVFAHGQAEVVAKNVSARIAGRNADSRFDGHGECFIEAGGGKAGFGRGNFYADPVPQIKMYSPGRHWHAGKVLFEKDWLHKWF; encoded by the coding sequence ATGAAAACGGGTCAAACCATTCTGGTCCTTGGCGGCGGCGTCGGTGGCGTTGTGGCGGCGGTGGAATTGCGAAAACGCGTGAGTGACGTTCATCGCGTCATCCTGGTCGATCGGGACGAGCGGCACGTGTTTTGGCCGTCGCTTCTCTGGCTGATGATGGGAACGCGCGAGGCGGAGTCGATCACCCGTCCGCTGACCGCGCTTCGTCGCCGGGGGATTGAGGTGATCCGGGGCAATGTCGAGGAAATTGATCCGGACGGCAAACGGGTTGTCATCGGAGGGGAAACCATCACGGCCGATTACATCATCATCGCCCTCGGCGCGGACCCCGCGCCGGAGCGCATCGCGGGGCTTGCGGAATCGGGATCGACGTTCTGCACGCTGGACGGCGCCGAGGCCTTGCGTGATCGCTGGCGGGAGTTTCGAGGCGGCAAAGTCGTGGTCCTCACCGCCGCTCCCGCGTACAAGTGCCCGGCCGCTCCCTATGAGGCGGCGATGTTGCTCGAGGCGGACGCGCGCAAGAGACGGATCATCGAGCGGACGACCGTCGAAATCCACGCCGCGGAACCCGGGCCGATGGGCGTGGCCGGACCGGAGGCTTCGGCGCAGGTCCGAAGCATGGTCGAATCGAAAGGCATCGGCTATTTCCCCGGTCGACAGGTGACTTCCGCCGATCCGTCGGGGCGGAGCCTCGTGTTCGGGGACGGGGCAACGACGGACTTCGACTTGCTGGTGTATGTGCCGCCCTTCCAGGCGCCCGATGTTGTCAAACGCGCGGGTCTGCTGGGCGACAGCGGATGGGCGACGGTCGATCGGGCGACGATGGAAACACGGTTTCCGGATGTGTACGTCATTGGCGATCTCGTCGGAATTCCCCTGAAAATGGGAAAACTGCTTCCCAAAGCGGGTGTTTTCGCCCACGGGCAGGCGGAAGTCGTGGCAAAAAACGTCAGCGCCCGAATCGCCGGACGAAACGCCGATTCGCGTTTCGACGGTCACGGCGAATGTTTCATCGAAGCCGGTGGCGGCAAGGCGGGATTCGGTCGCGGAAATTTTTACGCGGATCCGGTACCGCAGATAAAGATGTATTCTCCCGGTCGCCACTGGCACGCCGGGAAGGTCCTGTTCGAAAAAGACTGGCTGCACAAATGGTTCTGA
- a CDS encoding metalloregulator ArsR/SmtB family transcription factor, with the protein MQGRQFKDAIYEQFARVGRAVCSPKRLELLDLLCQGPRTVEILARESGQSVANTSQHLQVLRAARLIEAEKHGLFVEYRLAGPEVCEFYRSMRILAESRLTEIDAITKEFLEERDSMEPVDQDDLIRRVRDGSVTVLDVRPTEEFEAGHIPGAKCVPLDELVRHLATLPKRRKIVAYCRGPYCVLAVEAVRILRAKGFRAVRLEDGIPDWRARGLQIAVGGESNEHAIRGNS; encoded by the coding sequence ATGCAGGGCCGACAGTTCAAAGACGCGATCTATGAGCAGTTCGCCCGGGTCGGACGGGCCGTCTGCAGCCCCAAGAGGCTCGAACTGCTCGACCTGCTGTGCCAGGGACCTCGAACCGTTGAGATTCTCGCTCGCGAGAGCGGGCAGAGCGTGGCCAACACGTCCCAACACCTCCAGGTTCTGCGCGCGGCGCGGTTGATCGAGGCCGAAAAACACGGTCTGTTTGTCGAGTACCGCCTGGCGGGACCGGAGGTCTGCGAATTCTACCGCTCCATGCGGATTCTCGCCGAATCGCGACTCACGGAGATCGACGCGATCACGAAGGAGTTTCTGGAAGAGCGGGATTCGATGGAGCCGGTGGATCAAGACGACCTGATTCGCCGCGTGCGCGACGGTTCGGTCACCGTGCTCGACGTCCGCCCCACGGAAGAATTCGAAGCGGGGCACATTCCGGGCGCGAAGTGCGTTCCGCTCGATGAGTTGGTTCGGCACCTGGCCACACTGCCCAAACGTCGCAAGATCGTCGCGTACTGCCGCGGGCCTTACTGCGTGCTCGCGGTGGAGGCGGTCCGGATCCTTCGCGCGAAGGGCTTCCGCGCCGTTCGCCTGGAGGACGGCATTCCGGACTGGCGGGCGCGCGGGTTGCAAATCGCCGTCGGCGGCGAGTCAAACGAACACGCGATCAGGGGGAATTCATGA
- a CDS encoding tyrosine phenol-lyase, with product MAEIRRRSWAEPFKIKVVEPLKITTRAEREAAIREAGYNTFLLKSEDVYIDLLTDSGTSAMSDAQWAAMMMGDEAYAGSKNFYFMCETIEKYYGYRHVIPTHQGRGAEHILSQVMIRPGDVVPGNMYFTTTKVHQELAGGKFVDVIIDEAHDPESTHPFKGNIDLAKLDAVVKQVGAERVPYVSFEGNVNMAGGQPVSLANFKEVYEYCAAKGIKVMLDATRLIENAYFIKIREAGQGERTIEAILREICSYADGMTMSSKKDHLVNIGGFLAVNDEAIAQKAREMVVIYEGLHTYGGMAGRDMQALAQGIIEAVQFDHMRARVGQVEYLGQKLLDHGIPIVVPIGGHAVYLNAKKFLPHIDQDQFPAQALAAELYLDSGVRAMERGNVSAGRGADGKNMRPRLELVRLTIPRRVYTQAHMDVTWESICDLYEKRDAIRGLRFTYEPDTLRFFQARFEPV from the coding sequence ATGGCCGAAATCCGCCGCCGTTCCTGGGCCGAGCCGTTCAAGATCAAGGTCGTCGAGCCGCTCAAGATCACTACGCGCGCCGAGCGCGAAGCCGCGATCCGCGAGGCGGGCTACAACACGTTTTTGCTCAAAAGCGAGGATGTCTACATCGACCTGCTCACCGACTCGGGCACATCGGCGATGTCCGACGCGCAGTGGGCCGCGATGATGATGGGCGACGAGGCCTACGCGGGCTCGAAGAATTTTTACTTCATGTGCGAGACCATCGAGAAATACTACGGCTACCGCCACGTCATCCCCACGCATCAGGGGCGCGGCGCGGAGCACATCCTCTCGCAGGTCATGATCCGGCCCGGCGACGTCGTCCCCGGCAACATGTACTTCACCACCACCAAGGTCCACCAGGAACTCGCCGGCGGCAAATTCGTCGATGTCATCATCGACGAGGCGCACGACCCCGAGAGCACGCACCCCTTCAAGGGCAACATCGATCTCGCCAAGCTCGACGCGGTGGTGAAGCAGGTCGGCGCAGAGCGCGTGCCCTACGTCAGCTTCGAGGGCAACGTGAACATGGCGGGCGGCCAGCCCGTGAGCCTCGCGAATTTCAAGGAGGTGTACGAGTACTGCGCGGCCAAGGGCATCAAGGTCATGCTCGACGCCACGCGCCTGATCGAAAACGCCTACTTCATAAAGATCCGCGAAGCGGGGCAGGGCGAACGCACCATCGAGGCGATTCTGCGCGAGATCTGCTCCTACGCCGACGGCATGACGATGTCGTCGAAAAAAGACCACCTCGTGAACATCGGCGGCTTCCTCGCCGTGAACGACGAGGCCATCGCGCAAAAAGCGCGCGAGATGGTCGTCATCTACGAGGGCCTGCACACCTACGGCGGCATGGCCGGGCGCGACATGCAGGCGCTCGCGCAGGGCATCATCGAGGCCGTGCAGTTCGACCACATGCGCGCGCGCGTCGGCCAGGTCGAGTACCTCGGCCAAAAACTGCTCGACCACGGCATCCCGATCGTCGTTCCCATCGGCGGCCACGCGGTGTACCTGAACGCCAAGAAATTCCTGCCGCACATCGATCAGGATCAGTTCCCCGCGCAGGCGCTCGCGGCCGAGCTCTATCTCGACTCCGGCGTGCGCGCCATGGAGCGCGGCAACGTCTCCGCCGGGCGCGGCGCCGACGGCAAGAATATGCGCCCACGCCTCGAACTCGTGCGCCTCACCATCCCGCGACGCGTGTACACGCAGGCCCACATGGACGTGACGTGGGAGTCGATCTGCGACCTCTACGAAAAGCGAGACGCGATTCGCGGACTGCGTTTCACGTACGAGCCCGACACGCTGCGCTTCTTCCAGGCGCGATTCGAGCCCGTTTGA